One stretch of Euphorbia lathyris chromosome 7, ddEupLath1.1, whole genome shotgun sequence DNA includes these proteins:
- the LOC136235539 gene encoding ethanolamine-phosphate cytidylyltransferase-like: MEYEAYSSWIWDGVHHHPHVFGGLMLTAALLGLSTSYFGGIDFSSFPYSCLDLGTLYKKKYEKKRIRVYMDGCFDLMHYGHANALRQAKALGDELVVGVVSDEEIVANKGPPVLNMEERLALVSGLKWVDEVIPSAPYAITEQFMKTLFNEHKIDYIIHGDDPCLLPDGSDAYALAKRAGRYKQIKRTEGVSSTDIVGRILLANDSKVSVDHDDKLSVSGDACKVNQTKAPHLSQFLPTSRRIVQFSNGKGPGPNSRVVYIDGAFDLFHAGHVEILRYARQLGDFLLVGIHTDQIVSEHRGKHYPLMHLHERSLSVLACRYVDEVIIGAPWEVSKDMIATFNISLVVHGTVAEDNASMTGVSDPYAVPKSMGIFQIIESPKSITTSSVSQRIVANHDAYMKRNAKKNASEKKYYSEKVYVSGD, from the exons ATGGAGTACGAGGCATACAGCAGTTGGATATGGGATGGAGTTCATCACCATCCGCATGTCTTTGGGGGTCTAATGCTAACGGCTGCCTTGCTTGGATTGTCAACAAGTTATTTTGGTGGGattgatttttcttctttccCTTATTCGTGTTTAGATCTTGGTACTTTATATAAGAAGAAGTATGAGAAGAAGCGGATCCGTGTTTATATGGATGGTTGCTTTGATCTCATGCATTATGGCCATGCCAATGCTCTAAGGCAAGCCAAGGCTTTAGGTGATGAATTGGTGGTAGGCGTTGTCAGTGACGAGGAGATTGTTGCGAATAAGGGCCCCCCTGTTTTGAACATGGAAGAAAG ACTGGCTCTTGTCAGTGGATTGAAATGGGTGGACGAAGTCATACCCAGTGCTCCTTATGCCATTACAGAGCAATTCATGAAGACACTCTTCAATGAGCATAAAATTGACTATATCATACATGGTGATGATCCTTGCTTGCTTCCTGACGGAAGTGATGCTTATGCCTTGGCCAAGAGAGCTGGACGTTACAAGCAGATAAAACGCACTGAAGGGGTCTCCAGCACAGATATTGTAG GAAGGATACTTTTGGCAAATGATTCCAAGGTTTCTGTAGATCATGATGATAAATTGTCTGTGTCTGGAGATGCCTGTAAAGTAAATCAAACCAAGGCTCCTCATTTATCTCAATTTCTACCGACATCCAGGCGAATAGTACAATTTTCAAATGGCAAG GGACCTGGACCAAATTCTCGTGTTGTGTATATTGATGGGGCATTTGATCTCTTCCATGCTGGACATGTTGAG ATTCTTAGGTACGCAAGACAGCTTGGAGACTTTTTGCTTGTTGGGATCCATACTGACCAGATAGTGAG TGAACACAGAGGGAAGCACTACCCACTTATGCATCTGCATGAGCGTAGTCTTAGTGTCCTGGCTTGCCGTTATGTTGATGAAGTCATCATTGGTGCACCTTGGGAAGTTTCTAAAGACATG ATTGCAACTTTCAACATCTCTTTGGTTGTGCACGGGACTGTTGCAGAAGACAACGCTTCGATGACC GGTGTATCTGATCCGTATGCAGTTCCGAAGAGCATGGGAATTTTCCAGATTATTGAAAGCCCTAAAAGCATAACTACTTCTTCAGTTTCTCAAAGGATAGTTGCCAATCATGACGCTTATATG AAACGCAATGCGAAGAAGAACGCAAGTGAGAAAAAGTACTACTCGGAGAAGGTATATGTATCCGGAGACTAA